Proteins encoded by one window of Chryseobacterium aquaeductus:
- a CDS encoding DUF349 domain-containing protein produces MTTENNLSENEENTISTEVTQQETSENAASSEETHGEETEHVEEHLHADISLADALKEMEKIINSTSAGENFRQFNVLKERANHAIHDEIEDKKHEYTDAGNAAENFSYEHPAQSKLSALIHIYKEKHDAFQKGQEEEQKKNLNHRQALIDRLKNLYTNSEPGVNLFKSIREIKEEWSKAGQVAKSEFKILNNNYFHHLNQFYQMLDLNKEFLEQEYSHNLEKRQHIIARAKELENEPVVQKALNELQYLHKLWKEEAEPVAEEFREKTWEEFKEISNKIHERKSELSAAIETEQTANLEKKNEIIAEIKKLSEPKDTPNHNYWQNSIKRVEELRSEFLKTGSVPRKLSNNNWNDFKSTLRSFNTTKNNYYKSLKGSQQENLDEKLKLIQTAKDNMLSEDWDIAVALFKKLQEDWKKIGHVPKSMTNKIWDDFREACNTFFNNYREKSSASTDNWKENYKHKKDILEELKTISDEEGSIEKIENIKTAWNNIGKVPRDKIGINSEFNKTLREKLKLNKINELELKEEGLSENQLTDKARKIKSQISDLEGEIVKLENNLAFFKKPSRENPMLTETYNTIDSKKSHLETLKQNLHNIISGD; encoded by the coding sequence ATGACTACAGAAAACAATCTTTCTGAAAACGAAGAAAATACAATTTCTACCGAGGTAACTCAACAAGAAACATCGGAAAACGCAGCTTCTTCGGAGGAAACGCACGGTGAAGAAACCGAACATGTAGAGGAACATCTACACGCCGATATTTCTCTGGCCGATGCTCTCAAGGAAATGGAAAAAATAATCAATTCTACGTCAGCAGGAGAAAATTTCAGACAGTTTAATGTATTGAAAGAAAGAGCAAATCACGCTATTCATGATGAGATTGAAGACAAAAAACACGAATATACAGATGCCGGTAATGCCGCTGAAAACTTCAGCTACGAGCATCCCGCACAATCTAAACTTTCGGCGCTGATTCACATCTATAAAGAAAAACACGATGCTTTTCAGAAAGGTCAGGAAGAAGAGCAGAAAAAAAATCTAAATCACCGTCAGGCATTGATCGACAGATTAAAAAATCTCTACACCAATTCTGAACCTGGAGTCAATCTTTTTAAATCGATTCGTGAGATTAAAGAAGAATGGTCAAAAGCCGGACAGGTTGCAAAATCTGAATTTAAAATTCTAAACAATAATTATTTTCACCATTTGAATCAGTTTTATCAAATGTTGGATCTCAATAAAGAGTTTCTTGAGCAGGAATATAGCCACAATCTTGAAAAAAGGCAGCACATTATTGCTCGTGCAAAAGAGTTGGAAAATGAGCCTGTGGTACAAAAAGCCCTGAACGAATTGCAATATCTGCACAAACTTTGGAAAGAAGAAGCAGAGCCGGTAGCAGAAGAATTCCGTGAGAAAACGTGGGAAGAATTCAAAGAAATCTCTAATAAGATTCACGAGAGAAAATCTGAACTTTCTGCAGCCATAGAAACTGAGCAGACTGCAAATCTTGAAAAGAAAAACGAAATCATTGCTGAGATTAAGAAATTGTCTGAGCCAAAAGATACTCCTAACCATAACTACTGGCAAAACTCAATCAAAAGAGTGGAAGAACTTCGTTCAGAATTCTTAAAAACTGGAAGTGTTCCGAGAAAATTATCCAACAACAACTGGAATGATTTTAAATCTACCCTAAGAAGTTTTAATACTACAAAAAACAATTATTATAAATCATTGAAAGGCTCTCAACAGGAGAATTTAGATGAAAAATTAAAACTGATTCAGACTGCGAAAGACAATATGCTTTCTGAGGATTGGGATATTGCTGTTGCACTTTTCAAAAAGCTTCAGGAAGACTGGAAAAAAATCGGTCACGTTCCCAAAAGCATGACTAACAAAATCTGGGACGATTTCCGTGAGGCTTGTAACACGTTTTTTAATAATTACAGAGAAAAAAGCAGCGCGTCTACAGATAATTGGAAAGAAAATTACAAGCATAAAAAAGATATTCTTGAAGAATTGAAAACAATTTCTGATGAGGAAGGAAGTATTGAAAAGATTGAAAACATCAAAACCGCTTGGAACAATATCGGAAAAGTACCAAGAGATAAAATCGGGATTAATTCTGAGTTTAATAAAACTTTAAGAGAAAAATTAAAACTCAATAAGATCAACGAACTTGAGTTGAAGGAAGAAGGTCTTTCTGAAAATCAATTGACGGATAAAGCAAGAAAAATCAAGAGTCAAATCTCTGATCTTGAAGGCGAAATTGTAAAGTTGGAAAACAATTTGGCATTCTTCAAAAAGCCATCGAGAGAAAACCCAATGCTTACGGAAACGTACAATACAATCGACAGTAAGAAAAGTCATCTTGAGACTTTGAAGCAAAATTTGCATAACATCATCTCTGGAGATTAA